The Deinococcus aquaticus genomic interval GTTCGCCGCTGGAGTTCGCCACGCGGTCCCTGCGGCCCGAACTGGGCACGCTGGCGCAGGACGGGGACCTGATGGTGGCGCTGGCCGACACGCGCGGGCAGCTGCTCTGGACGGCCGGCAGTCCCCGCATGCAGCGGCTGGGGCGGGCGCTGAATTTCGTGCCCGGCGGTCACTGGGACGAGTGCAGCGTGGGCACCAACGCGCTGGCGCTGGCGCTGCGGGAACGGCAGGCGGTGCGGGTGTTCGCCGCCGAGCATTACGTGCGGGCCGTGCATGACTGGGTGTGTTACTGTGCGCCGCTGCGGGACGCGCGCGGGTCGCTGCTGGGCGTGCTGAACCTGAGTACCGTGTGGGATCAGAGTACGCCGCTGGGACTGGCGAGCGCGCAGCATTACGCGCAGCGGATCGAGGCGCAGCTGGCGCAGCAGGACGTGCCGGCAGGCGTGCAGGTGCGGCTGTGCGGCGCGCCCAGCGTGCACCTGGGGGGCCGTAGCCTGCACCTGACGCCCCGGCAACTGGAACTGCTGACCGTGCTGGCCCTGCACCCGGACGGCCTGACGCTGGACGCCCTGCACGCGCACATGTACGGGGACGCGCCGATCAGTTCCAGCACCCTGAAGTCCGAGGTCAGCACCCTGCGGGGGCTGCTGGGCGGGCAGATCGCGTCGCGGCCGTACCGGCTGAGCGTGGCGGTGGATCTGGACCTGCTGCGGGTGGAGCGGCTGCTGCTGTGCGGTGACGTGAACGGCGCGCTGGACCTGTTCGACGGGCCGCCGCTGCCGGTCAGCGAGTCGCCGCTGCTGTCGTACTGGCGCTCGTACCTGGACGGAGCGCTGCGCCGGGCGGTGTGCGGGCTGCGGGACCCGGCGCTGCTGTGGCGGTACGCGGCCCGCTTCGATGATCTGGAGGTGCTGGCGCTGCTGGAGTCGCTGCTAGGACCGCAGGATCCCCGGCGGGAGGTGGTGCGGGCGCGGCACGCGGCGCTGCTGCGCGAAGAGTGACGGACGTCCGCGGGGCCGGGCCCTGCTTCCTGTAGAGTGGCGCGGCACAGAGATGATTCTGCAGGTCCCGGTGGGCGCGCAGGCCGCGCGGCGCGGACGTTATCCCTTCACGCGGTGAAGCAGGGGCAACTCACGTCGAGAGATGAGAGTCTGACGGCATGTCCGACGAGCAACTAAAACTGGCCGCCGCGATCTTCGCTGATCTGCCGGAT includes:
- a CDS encoding helix-turn-helix domain-containing protein, yielding MNERLVLERQRRVTAWNRFVARGGAGGAAGVSRAAGDVPSGVLASWGRSALTVSPDCVTAPVSDQGPAWTGSPLEFATRSLRPELGTLAQDGDLMVALADTRGQLLWTAGSPRMQRLGRALNFVPGGHWDECSVGTNALALALRERQAVRVFAAEHYVRAVHDWVCYCAPLRDARGSLLGVLNLSTVWDQSTPLGLASAQHYAQRIEAQLAQQDVPAGVQVRLCGAPSVHLGGRSLHLTPRQLELLTVLALHPDGLTLDALHAHMYGDAPISSSTLKSEVSTLRGLLGGQIASRPYRLSVAVDLDLLRVERLLLCGDVNGALDLFDGPPLPVSESPLLSYWRSYLDGALRRAVCGLRDPALLWRYAARFDDLEVLALLESLLGPQDPRREVVRARHAALLREE